From the genome of Nicotiana sylvestris chromosome 2, ASM39365v2, whole genome shotgun sequence, one region includes:
- the LOC104239184 gene encoding viridiflorene synthase-like produces the protein MATLASLNGNHQDGVFRPTTNFSPSLWGNIFSCSALNNQVSEKNIKEIETLKEEVKHMIISTTGNDTTEKICLIDTLERLGISYHFEEEIEDQISKLFNLNVIQEEDDLYSVSLYFRLFRQHGYPISCDHFNQFKDNNGKFMETLLKDVKGMLNLYEAAQVREHEDEILEEALIFTKEHLEKIAPKLSSSIIEKQVTHALMQSLHRGIPRAEAHFNISIYGESESRNDKLLRLAKLDYNLLQVLHKDELSELTQWWKDLDLASKLSYVRDRMVECFFWAVGVYFEPQYSHARIMLAKCVAMISVIDDTYDSYGTLDELEVFTEAVDRWDTSEIDRLPTYMKTVYSTLLDLFKEYDIEVEKQDMSFNRVYYVKEAMKEIVRSYYTEAQWFIKGKSPPFEEYLSNALITGTYYLLAPASLLGMKSASKAAFDWMMNKPKILVASALIGRVIDDVATYKIEKEKGQLVTGIECYMKEHNLTVEEASAQLSEMAENAWKDLNKECIIKPTNSSMPAEILKPIVNLTRLIDVVYKNNEDGYSNPKNNVKSVIEALLVNPINT, from the exons ATGGCAACACTTGCATCATTGAATGGAAATCACCAAGATGGGGTTTTTCGCCCAACAACAAATTTTTCACCTAGCCTCTGGGGAAATATATTTAGTTGTTCTGCGTTGAATAATCAG GTTTCCGAAAAAAATATAAAGGAGATTGAAACTTTGAAGGAGGAAGTCAAGCACATGATAATCAGTACTACTGGCAATGACACCACAGAAAAAATATGTTTGATTGATACTCTTGAACGCCTTGGTATTTCATATCACTTTGAAGAGGAGATTGAAGATCAAATAAGCAAGTTGTTTAATCTAAATGTCATCCAAGAAGAAGATGATCTATACAGTGTTTCCCTATATTTTCGATTGTTTAGGCAACACGGCTATCCAATCTCTTGTG ATCATTTCAACCAATTCAAGGACAACAATGGAAAATTCATGGAAACTTTACTTAAAGATGTAAAGGGTATGCTCAATCTATATGAAGCAGCACAAGTAAGGGAACATGAAGATGAAATATTAGAAGAGGCTCTTATCTTCACAAAAGaacatttggagaaaatagcacCCAAATTAAGCTCTTCTATTATTGAGAAACAAGTAACACATGCACTCATGCAATCTCTACATAGAGGCATTCCAAGAGCTGAAGCCCATTTTAACATTTCAATATATGGAGAATCTGAATCAAGAAATGACAAGTTACTAAGGCTTGCCAAACTAGATTATAATTTGTTGCAAGTGCTACACAAGGACGAGCTTAGTGAACTCACACA GTGGTGGAAAGATTTGGATCTCGCGTCTAAGCTTTCGTATGTTCGAGATAGAATGGTGGAGTGCTTTTTTTGGGCCGTAGGGGTGTATTTTGAACCTCAATATTCTCATGCTCGAATTATGCTTGCAAAATGCGTAGCTATGATTTCAGTAATTGACGACACATATGATTCATATGGTACTCTTGATGAACTAGAAGTATTCACAGAAGCCGTGGACCG GTGGGATACAAGTGAAATTGATCGACTCCCTACATATATGAAAACGGTGTATTCAACTCTTCTCGATCTCTTCAAAGAATATGACATCGAAGTAGAGAAACAAGATATGAGTTTCAATAGAGTATATTACGTCAAAGAGGCG ATGAAAGAAATCGTGAGGAGTTACTACACTGAAGCACAATGGTTCATCAAAGGGAAAAGTCCACCATTTGAAGAATACCTAAGCAATGCACTCATAACTGGAACTTATTACCTACTTGCACCTGCTTCATTATTGGGCATGAAATCAGCTTCAAAGGCAGCATTCGATTGGATGATGAATAAACCTAAGATTCTTGTGGCTTCAGCATTAATTGGTCGAGTTATTGATGACGTTGCAACTTACAAG ATTGAGAAAGAAAAAGGACAACTTGTGACGGGAATAGAATGCTATATGAAAGAGCACAATTTAACAGTGGAAGAAGCAAGTGCACAACTTTCTGAAATGGCTGAAAATGCATGGAAGGATTTGAACAAAGAGTGCATTATTAAGCCTACTAATTCTTCAATGCCAGCTGAAATCTTGAAGCCAATCGTAAATCTGACACGTCTAATTGATGTGGTTTACAAGAATAATGAAGATGGATATAGTAATCCAAAGAATAATGTGAAGTCTGTAATTGAAGCCTTACTCGTCAATCCCATCAACACGTAG